One part of the Lapillicoccus jejuensis genome encodes these proteins:
- a CDS encoding ABC transporter permease: MSWAETFRTAYDAIRTRRLRSALTMLGILIGIAAVMLTVGLGQGATQKVTAQIDQLGSNLLIVSPGSTTSSTGVRGGRGSATTLTTTDAALLGDSAVVPDVAAVAPTSTSSQELDYGDTNWTTSVVGTTPSWLSVRARSVQSGRFITRQDVDQGSLVAVIGSTTASQLFGLRDPVGQQVTLDGQDFTVVGVLDTQGASSTTDQDDQAIVPITTFASRISTSTNALSVSSIYLEARSTDDLSAAYQEAQSALLTQHGVTAATADFTLSSQQSLVQTATNTAHILTVLLGGIAGISLLVGGIGVMNIMLVSVTERVREIGLRKALGATPRVILRQFLVEASVLGLAGGVLGLLLGLLGAWLLPGALGQPVAISATAALGALAVSLLIGIGAGVYPANRAARLAPIDALRNE, translated from the coding sequence ATGAGCTGGGCCGAGACCTTCAGGACGGCGTACGACGCCATCCGCACCCGCCGGCTGCGGTCGGCCCTGACGATGCTCGGCATCCTCATCGGCATCGCCGCGGTCATGCTCACCGTCGGCCTCGGCCAGGGCGCGACGCAGAAGGTCACCGCGCAGATCGACCAGCTCGGCTCCAACCTGCTCATCGTCTCGCCCGGCAGCACGACCTCGTCCACCGGCGTGCGCGGCGGCCGCGGGAGTGCGACGACCCTGACGACCACCGATGCCGCCCTGCTCGGCGACTCCGCGGTGGTCCCCGACGTCGCCGCCGTCGCACCGACCTCGACCTCGTCCCAGGAACTGGACTACGGGGATACGAACTGGACGACGAGTGTCGTCGGGACGACGCCGTCGTGGCTCTCGGTCCGCGCCCGCTCGGTGCAGTCGGGTCGCTTCATCACCCGGCAGGACGTCGACCAGGGCTCACTCGTCGCCGTCATCGGCTCGACGACGGCGAGCCAGCTGTTCGGCCTGCGCGACCCCGTGGGGCAGCAGGTGACCCTCGACGGCCAGGACTTCACGGTCGTCGGCGTCCTCGACACCCAGGGGGCCAGCTCGACCACCGACCAGGACGACCAGGCGATCGTGCCGATCACGACGTTCGCCAGCCGGATCTCCACGTCGACCAACGCCCTCAGCGTCTCCTCGATCTACCTGGAGGCCCGGAGCACCGACGACCTGTCGGCGGCCTACCAGGAGGCGCAGTCGGCGCTGCTCACCCAGCACGGGGTGACGGCGGCGACCGCGGACTTCACCCTCAGCAGCCAGCAGTCGCTCGTCCAGACGGCGACGAACACGGCGCACATCCTCACCGTGCTGCTCGGTGGCATCGCCGGGATCTCGCTGCTCGTCGGCGGCATCGGCGTCATGAACATCATGCTCGTCTCGGTCACCGAGCGGGTCCGCGAGATCGGCCTGCGCAAGGCCCTCGGCGCGACGCCGAGGGTGATCCTGCGCCAGTTCCTCGTCGAGGCCAGCGTCCTCGGCCTCGCCGGCGGGGTCCTCGGGCTGCTGCTCGGTCTGCTCGGCGCGTGGCTGCTGCCGGGCGCGCTCGGGCAGCCGGTGGCCATCTCGGCCACCGCCGCCCTCGGTGCGCTCGCCGTGTCCCTGCTCATCGGCATCGGCGCGGGGGTCTACCCCGCCAACCGCGCCGCCCGCCTCGCCCCCATCGACGCCCTACGGAACGAGTGA
- a CDS encoding GntR family transcriptional regulator codes for MTATAPPASLRVYDVVKQDILDGTRAGGSFVTEGELAEATGVSRTPVREALLRLEAEGLVRLYPKKGALVVPVTADAAREVLEARLVIEEWAAGAMWSRRLEVVDDLVGVLAEMTAARRADDVAAFVRHDRRFHEVVVAAAGNSVLLHTYQSLRDRQLTIVAAQMRMSGARLDEALRGHRELLALMRTGTKSEFVRAVRHHVEGAIERLRGAR; via the coding sequence ATGACGGCCACCGCTCCTCCCGCCTCCCTGCGCGTGTACGACGTCGTCAAGCAGGACATCCTCGACGGCACCCGCGCCGGCGGCAGCTTCGTCACCGAGGGTGAGCTGGCCGAGGCGACCGGCGTCTCGCGCACCCCCGTCCGGGAGGCGCTGCTGCGGCTCGAGGCCGAGGGTCTCGTGCGGCTCTACCCCAAGAAGGGTGCGCTCGTCGTCCCGGTCACCGCCGACGCCGCGCGCGAGGTCCTCGAGGCCCGGCTCGTCATCGAGGAGTGGGCCGCCGGCGCGATGTGGTCCCGTCGTCTCGAGGTCGTCGACGACCTCGTGGGCGTCCTCGCGGAGATGACCGCAGCGCGGCGCGCCGACGACGTCGCCGCCTTCGTGCGGCACGACCGTCGCTTCCACGAGGTCGTCGTCGCGGCGGCCGGCAACAGCGTCCTGCTGCACACCTACCAGTCGCTGCGCGACCGGCAGCTGACCATCGTCGCGGCCCAGATGCGGATGTCGGGAGCCCGGCTCGACGAGGCGCTGCGGGGACACCGCGAGCTCCTCGCCCTGATGCGCACCGGCACGAAGAGCGAGTTCGTCCGCGCGGTGCGCCACCACGTCGAGGGCGCGATCGAGCGGCTGCGGGGCGCCCGATGA
- a CDS encoding MFS transporter, which produces MTDDRGPDSGSATRNRVGPAGFVIGMGLVSALTDVVYEGTRAVIGPYLVLLGASAGTVGLVTGGGEALALVLRLVTGPVADRTRRPWPQVALGYGLTAVCVPLLALTGAVWPAAALYLGERLGKAVRTPARDVMLAHAAASLGRGRAFGLHKLLDQTGAVVGPLLVAAALLAHPDGYRTGFLLLGGGGLLALVALSRLRRLAPVPADWEPGADVAESKRLRFGTGLGTGFLRYQCFSGLTMLGFATWAVLVVQATAHVGLAPAAVPLLYAVAMGAGGVSALLTGRVYDRRGLRTLAVVPVLAAAVVALMLAPSLPLVVVGSVLWGAVVGVQDSTLRAAVADLVPAGRRGAAYGAFATVQGLAWWVGSVVVGWLGERSTGLTMTYVVVVQLLALVVLLLPARTAATSDRAVPEGH; this is translated from the coding sequence GTGACGGACGACCGGGGTCCGGACAGCGGGTCGGCGACGCGCAACCGGGTCGGCCCGGCGGGGTTCGTGATCGGGATGGGCCTGGTCTCCGCCCTCACCGACGTCGTCTATGAGGGGACCCGGGCCGTCATCGGCCCCTACCTCGTGCTGCTCGGCGCCTCGGCCGGGACGGTCGGTCTCGTCACCGGCGGCGGCGAGGCGCTCGCGCTCGTCCTGCGGCTGGTCACCGGTCCGGTCGCCGACCGGACCCGCCGTCCATGGCCGCAGGTCGCGCTCGGCTACGGGCTCACCGCCGTGTGCGTCCCGCTGCTCGCGCTGACCGGCGCCGTCTGGCCGGCGGCGGCGCTCTACCTCGGCGAGCGGCTCGGCAAGGCGGTGCGCACGCCGGCACGCGACGTCATGCTCGCGCACGCGGCGGCCTCGCTCGGTCGCGGCCGCGCCTTCGGGCTCCACAAGCTGCTCGACCAAACCGGCGCCGTCGTCGGGCCGCTCCTCGTCGCGGCCGCCCTGCTCGCGCACCCGGACGGCTACCGCACCGGCTTCCTCCTGCTGGGCGGTGGCGGGCTGCTCGCCCTCGTCGCGCTGTCGCGGCTGCGCCGGCTCGCGCCCGTCCCTGCCGACTGGGAGCCGGGTGCCGACGTCGCCGAGTCCAAGCGACTGCGCTTCGGTACTGGCCTGGGAACCGGCTTCCTGCGCTACCAGTGCTTCTCGGGCCTGACGATGCTCGGCTTCGCGACGTGGGCGGTGCTCGTCGTCCAGGCGACCGCGCACGTGGGCCTCGCGCCGGCCGCCGTCCCCCTGCTGTACGCCGTCGCGATGGGCGCCGGCGGCGTCTCGGCCCTGCTCACCGGGCGGGTCTACGACAGACGGGGGCTGCGCACGCTGGCCGTCGTCCCGGTCCTCGCCGCGGCGGTCGTCGCCCTCATGCTCGCGCCGTCGCTGCCGCTGGTCGTCGTCGGCTCCGTGCTGTGGGGCGCGGTCGTCGGCGTGCAGGACTCGACCCTGCGCGCGGCGGTCGCCGACCTCGTACCCGCCGGCCGCCGCGGGGCGGCGTACGGCGCGTTCGCGACGGTGCAGGGGCTCGCCTGGTGGGTCGGGTCCGTGGTCGTCGGCTGGCTGGGGGAGCGGTCGACCGGCCTGACGATGACGTACGTCGTCGTCGTGCAGCTGCTCGCCCTGGTCGTCCTCCTGCTCCCCGCGCGGACGGCCGCGACATCAGACCGAGCCGTCCCCGAGGGGCATTGA
- a CDS encoding efflux RND transporter periplasmic adaptor subunit: MPTPRARRRPLLVGFVVAVIVLAGGGVAWAVTRDRSSTPAAPTTTTVAASVQTLKQTVGAQGTIEPATQSNLSFTSGGTVTGVDVAVGDEVTAGRTLATIDPTTLQDALGSAQATLTAAQAALTTAQSSGTTAQVASAEATVNADQAKVTAAQTALTGATMTSPISGTVASVNLTVGSTVSGSSSSATSGSAGAGGSSGGGSGSGGGAASGGSAASGSSGSSASGQVVVISTGSWVVDASVSAADLPSLKKGLQATITPTGATDPVFGTVSTIGVVATSSSGSTATFPVTVAVTGTPTGLYAGGSATVAITTKQIADALTVPTAAISSSGGQPTVTLVKGGGTSSVPVTIGLVSGQLTQITAGLSEGDQVQVTARTFGGRTGTGSGTGRTGGRTGTGGEGGGFNGGFGGFGGGFGGGTGGGAGGGTGGTGRGQ, from the coding sequence ATGCCCACGCCGCGTGCCCGCCGCCGACCGCTCCTGGTCGGCTTCGTCGTCGCCGTCATCGTCCTCGCCGGAGGCGGGGTCGCCTGGGCGGTGACCCGCGACCGGTCGAGCACCCCGGCGGCCCCGACGACGACCACCGTCGCCGCCTCCGTGCAGACCCTCAAGCAGACCGTCGGCGCGCAGGGGACCATCGAGCCCGCGACCCAGTCGAACCTCTCCTTCACCTCCGGCGGCACCGTCACCGGGGTCGACGTCGCGGTGGGCGACGAGGTCACCGCCGGCCGGACGCTGGCGACGATCGACCCGACGACGCTGCAGGACGCCCTCGGCTCGGCGCAGGCGACGCTGACCGCGGCCCAGGCCGCACTGACGACGGCCCAGAGCTCCGGCACGACCGCGCAGGTCGCCTCCGCCGAGGCCACCGTCAACGCGGACCAGGCCAAGGTCACCGCCGCGCAGACCGCCCTGACGGGCGCGACCATGACGTCCCCCATCAGCGGCACCGTCGCGTCCGTCAACCTCACCGTCGGCTCGACCGTGTCCGGGAGCTCGTCCTCCGCGACCTCCGGGTCCGCGGGCGCAGGAGGCTCGTCCGGTGGGGGCTCGGGGTCCGGCGGGGGCGCGGCGTCCGGCGGGAGCGCCGCCTCGGGCTCGTCGGGCTCCTCCGCGTCGGGGCAGGTGGTCGTCATCTCGACCGGGTCCTGGGTGGTCGACGCGTCGGTCTCCGCGGCTGATCTCCCCTCCCTCAAGAAGGGTCTGCAGGCGACGATCACCCCGACCGGGGCCACGGATCCCGTGTTCGGCACGGTCAGCACCATCGGCGTCGTGGCCACCTCGAGCTCCGGCAGCACCGCGACGTTCCCGGTCACCGTCGCCGTGACTGGGACGCCCACCGGGCTCTACGCGGGGGGCTCCGCGACGGTCGCCATCACGACGAAGCAGATCGCCGACGCCCTCACCGTCCCGACCGCCGCGATCAGCAGCTCCGGCGGGCAGCCGACGGTGACCCTCGTCAAGGGCGGCGGCACGTCGAGCGTGCCGGTGACGATCGGGCTGGTCAGCGGGCAGCTGACCCAGATCACGGCCGGGCTCTCCGAGGGCGACCAGGTGCAGGTCACCGCGCGCACCTTCGGTGGGCGCACCGGGACCGGTTCCGGGACCGGCCGCACCGGGGGGCGCACCGGCACGGGCGGCGAGGGCGGCGGATTCAACGGCGGATTCGGCGGCTTCGGCGGTGGCTTCGGCGGTGGCACCGGCGGTGGCGCCGGTGGTGGCACCGGCGGCACGGGACGGGGCCAGTGA
- a CDS encoding response regulator, translating to MSDLRVLVVEDEPVAADAHTMYVGRVPGFTVVGTVHTARDALRALTADEPIDLVLLDMNLPDGHGLDVVRRMRAQGVLADVVAVTSARELDTVRAAVSLGVVQYLLKPFVFASLRERLEAYADYHRATHAADPVASQGDVDRVLAGVHRGGPAALPKGLAEDVWGKVLTAVRRSGAASSGEVAEAVGVSRVTARRYLEHLADSGLATRHSRHAGTGRPEVEYRWVGR from the coding sequence GTGAGCGACCTGCGGGTGCTCGTCGTCGAGGACGAGCCCGTCGCCGCCGACGCGCACACGATGTACGTCGGCCGCGTCCCCGGCTTCACCGTCGTCGGCACCGTGCACACCGCCCGCGACGCGCTGCGGGCGCTCACCGCCGACGAGCCGATCGACCTCGTCCTTCTCGACATGAACCTGCCCGACGGGCACGGCCTCGACGTCGTGCGCCGGATGCGCGCCCAGGGGGTGCTCGCCGACGTCGTCGCCGTCACGTCCGCCCGCGAGCTCGACACCGTCCGGGCGGCGGTCTCGCTGGGGGTGGTGCAGTACCTGCTCAAGCCGTTCGTCTTCGCCAGCCTGCGCGAACGGCTCGAGGCCTACGCCGACTACCACCGCGCCACGCACGCCGCCGACCCGGTCGCGAGCCAGGGCGACGTCGACCGGGTCCTCGCCGGGGTGCACCGCGGCGGTCCGGCGGCGCTGCCCAAGGGCCTGGCCGAGGACGTGTGGGGCAAGGTGCTGACCGCCGTACGGCGTTCCGGGGCGGCCTCGTCGGGCGAGGTGGCCGAGGCGGTGGGAGTATCGCGCGTGACCGCACGGCGCTACCTCGAGCACCTGGCCGACAGCGGCCTCGCGACCCGCCACTCGCGTCACGCGGGGACCGGGCGGCCCGAGGTCGAGTACCGCTGGGTCGGCCGGTGA
- a CDS encoding ABC transporter ATP-binding protein, which produces MTDSWFTEQGAATPPSSTATLPPSILHLRDVVKTYHAGDLSVTAVAGVDLVVEEGDYVAVMGPSGSGKSTLMHIIGCLDVPTSGTYELAGDDVSDMDEARLADVRNRRIGFVFQQFNLLPSLSAWRNVELPLVYAGVPRPERRRRAIDALGRVGLADRVDHRPGELSGGQQQRVSVARALVTDPDLVLADEPTGALDSVSTADLLALFDELHAAGRTIVLITHEQEVADRAARVVHIRDGRLAEGQDARLAAATRGLR; this is translated from the coding sequence ATGACCGACAGCTGGTTCACCGAGCAGGGTGCGGCCACGCCGCCGTCGTCGACCGCGACGCTGCCGCCGTCGATCCTGCACCTGCGCGACGTCGTCAAGACGTACCACGCCGGGGACCTGTCGGTGACGGCCGTGGCCGGCGTCGACCTCGTCGTCGAGGAGGGCGACTACGTCGCGGTCATGGGCCCGTCGGGTTCCGGCAAGTCCACCCTCATGCACATCATCGGCTGCCTCGACGTGCCGACGTCCGGCACCTACGAGCTCGCCGGGGACGACGTCTCCGACATGGACGAGGCGCGCCTGGCCGACGTGCGCAACCGCCGGATCGGCTTCGTCTTCCAGCAGTTCAACCTGCTGCCGTCGCTGTCGGCGTGGCGCAACGTCGAGCTCCCCCTGGTGTACGCCGGCGTCCCCCGCCCCGAGCGTCGACGGCGCGCCATCGACGCGCTCGGCCGGGTCGGTCTCGCCGACCGGGTCGACCACCGGCCCGGTGAGCTGAGCGGCGGCCAGCAGCAACGCGTCTCCGTCGCCCGGGCGCTCGTCACGGATCCGGACCTCGTCCTCGCGGACGAGCCGACCGGTGCCCTGGACTCGGTGTCCACCGCAGACCTCCTCGCCCTCTTCGACGAGCTGCACGCCGCCGGGCGCACCATCGTCCTCATCACCCACGAGCAGGAGGTCGCCGACCGGGCCGCGCGGGTCGTGCACATCCGCGACGGCCGGCTCGCCGAGGGCCAGGACGCCCGGCTCGCCGCGGCCACGCGGGGGCTGCGATGA
- a CDS encoding HlyD family efflux transporter periplasmic adaptor subunit, with product MPEAVARPRLGRTAARRTAAGLALALVAAGAYAVHVAGSARGQGDRYRTAAVTTGSVQQSLPFTGAVTRPTQVTARFPVAGTVAAVSVSPGDTVSQGQTLATMQTAPRQQAVLDAEAQLAQDQERLASDSTTSTTTPTAAPVSSASASRSSTGGTGSTGSASRSDTGSGTSGASGTSGAALTALVTAQAAAQRAEVAQQQACLPLLTGLAGSGTSTSTSTTPSPTSTTPVPTDTTTPDPTSTTSPSPTSTSTPSTPSTSSTSTQDSAYDALPAPLSTAGLVAERAAYLTSTHGRPTGSPTGAPTGDPQQLAATCLSAMQSASVAQASLAKAVGSQSHGGRGSSSHGPSGSSGVVSSGSAGSGSAASHASGGSSSGGGATGGGASGGGGTPGGGGASTVAEDQAAITTDQHALDEANADLTGATLKAPVSGVVGQIALSAGATASTSSGIVILPPGAADVTVDVPLTNLPQLRTGQQAAVTPAGATTPVTGTVTTIGLLPASTTTTVPTYPVTVVVDDAGQSLSPGSRAQVAIDVASVKDALVVPVSAVTPLSEAAGSGTATVTVLSGTTATQARVTTGAVGNGMVQVTAGLKRGQVVVLADTTAALPSSSTASLRGLGGAGRTGGAGAGGLGGGAGGFGGGAGFGGGRTG from the coding sequence ATGCCTGAGGCGGTCGCCCGGCCGAGGCTGGGACGCACCGCGGCACGCCGTACGGCGGCGGGACTGGCGCTCGCGCTCGTCGCGGCGGGGGCATACGCCGTCCACGTCGCCGGCTCGGCCCGCGGGCAGGGCGACCGGTACCGGACCGCGGCCGTGACCACGGGGTCGGTCCAGCAGTCGCTGCCGTTCACGGGGGCGGTGACCCGGCCGACGCAGGTGACCGCGCGGTTCCCCGTGGCGGGCACCGTGGCGGCTGTGTCGGTCTCGCCGGGCGACACCGTCAGCCAGGGGCAGACCCTCGCGACCATGCAGACGGCACCGCGGCAGCAGGCGGTGCTCGACGCCGAGGCCCAGCTCGCGCAGGACCAGGAGCGGCTGGCCAGCGACTCGACGACCTCGACCACCACGCCGACCGCGGCCCCGGTGTCGTCGGCGTCGGCGAGCCGCTCGTCCACCGGCGGCACGGGGTCGACGGGCTCGGCCTCTCGCTCGGACACCGGCTCCGGGACGTCCGGGGCGTCCGGGACCTCGGGCGCGGCGCTGACCGCGCTGGTAACGGCGCAGGCCGCCGCGCAGCGCGCCGAGGTTGCCCAGCAGCAGGCCTGCCTGCCGCTGCTCACCGGCCTCGCCGGCTCGGGGACGTCGACGTCCACGTCGACCACCCCGTCCCCGACGTCGACCACCCCGGTGCCGACCGACACGACGACGCCGGACCCGACGTCCACGACCTCGCCGAGCCCCACCAGCACGAGCACGCCGAGCACCCCCAGCACCTCGAGCACCTCGACGCAGGACAGCGCGTACGACGCCCTTCCCGCCCCCTTGTCGACCGCCGGTCTGGTGGCCGAGCGGGCCGCGTACCTCACGTCGACCCATGGCCGGCCCACCGGGTCGCCGACCGGCGCCCCCACCGGAGACCCGCAGCAGCTGGCGGCCACGTGCCTGTCCGCCATGCAGTCGGCGTCGGTCGCACAGGCGTCGCTGGCCAAGGCCGTCGGGTCGCAGTCGCACGGCGGCAGAGGGTCGTCCTCCCACGGCCCCAGCGGCTCGAGCGGCGTGGTGAGCAGCGGTTCCGCCGGGTCGGGCTCGGCGGCGTCGCACGCATCCGGCGGCTCCAGCTCCGGCGGTGGCGCGACCGGAGGCGGCGCCTCGGGTGGTGGCGGCACTCCGGGTGGTGGCGGCGCCAGCACCGTCGCCGAGGACCAGGCGGCCATCACCACCGACCAGCACGCCCTGGACGAGGCGAACGCCGACCTCACGGGCGCGACGCTCAAGGCCCCGGTGTCCGGGGTCGTCGGTCAGATCGCGCTGAGCGCCGGTGCGACGGCATCGACGTCCTCCGGGATCGTCATCCTGCCGCCGGGCGCCGCCGACGTCACGGTCGACGTGCCGCTGACGAACCTGCCGCAGCTGCGCACCGGTCAACAGGCCGCGGTGACGCCGGCCGGGGCGACGACCCCCGTCACCGGCACGGTGACGACGATCGGGCTGCTGCCGGCGAGCACGACGACGACCGTCCCGACGTACCCGGTCACCGTCGTCGTCGACGACGCCGGCCAGTCGCTCAGCCCCGGCTCGCGGGCGCAGGTCGCCATCGACGTGGCGTCGGTGAAGGACGCGCTCGTCGTGCCCGTCTCCGCGGTGACCCCGCTGAGCGAGGCCGCGGGCTCCGGCACCGCGACGGTGACGGTGCTGTCCGGCACGACGGCCACGCAGGCCCGCGTCACCACCGGCGCCGTCGGCAACGGGATGGTGCAGGTGACCGCCGGGCTGAAGCGGGGGCAGGTCGTCGTCCTCGCCGACACGACCGCCGCCCTGCCGTCCAGCTCGACGGCGAGCCTGCGCGGTCTCGGGGGCGCCGGCCGCACCGGCGGCGCTGGCGCCGGAGGACTCGGCGGGGGAGCCGGCGGCTTCGGCGGCGGTGCCGGCTTCGGCGGCGGCCGCACCGGCTGA
- a CDS encoding sensor histidine kinase encodes MFAPRRWSLATQVLVLQVLVAAVVVAGGLGAAYLQARSASQEQAGQRVLAVARTIAADPYVVAAATSSAPTPTLQPYAEKVRAATGTDFITIMAPDGTRWTHPDPSRIGQKFVGHTEQALAGGVVLEDYTGTLGPSTRAVVPVWRGGAVGTSVVGLVAVGIRLDAVQSKVAAQVPGLLLAALLAALLAGAGTWLVARHTRRQTAGLSSAELRRMVEYYDAVLHAVREGLLLVDRDGTVLLANDESRRLLGLASDPVGRRVTQLGLQEGVTAALADGGERTDELHVTDARVLVLDQARARWQGRDLGTVATLRDRTDLEALTGELDTARGLADALHAQAHESANRLHTVVSLIELGRADEAVRFATEELMASQQLTDDVVGAVAEPALTALLLGKAAQASERGVDFVVEPGTVVPEGVAPPRDLVTIVGNLVDNALDAVAGAAAPQVRVGARLADGRCTITVSDNGPGLPADQVEQAFTRGWSSKPVEATGGRGLGLALVQQSVARLGGTVEVSAPPGATWTVRLPVAAELAAGRA; translated from the coding sequence GTGTTCGCGCCCCGGCGGTGGTCGCTGGCGACGCAGGTCCTGGTGCTCCAGGTCCTCGTCGCCGCCGTCGTCGTGGCCGGCGGGCTGGGGGCGGCGTACCTCCAGGCGCGCAGCGCCAGCCAGGAGCAGGCCGGCCAGCGCGTCCTCGCCGTCGCGCGGACCATCGCCGCGGACCCGTACGTCGTCGCGGCCGCCACCTCCAGCGCCCCGACCCCGACGCTGCAGCCCTACGCCGAGAAGGTCCGCGCCGCGACCGGCACCGACTTCATCACGATCATGGCCCCCGACGGCACCCGCTGGACCCACCCCGACCCGTCGCGGATCGGGCAGAAGTTCGTCGGGCACACCGAGCAGGCGCTGGCCGGCGGCGTCGTCCTCGAGGACTACACCGGCACCCTCGGCCCGTCGACGCGCGCCGTCGTCCCGGTCTGGCGAGGCGGCGCGGTCGGCACGTCCGTCGTCGGCCTCGTCGCGGTCGGGATCCGGCTCGACGCCGTGCAGTCCAAGGTCGCCGCGCAGGTGCCGGGGCTGCTGCTCGCCGCCCTGCTCGCCGCGCTGCTGGCCGGCGCCGGCACGTGGTTGGTCGCCCGGCACACCCGCCGGCAGACCGCCGGCCTCAGCTCGGCCGAGCTGCGCCGGATGGTCGAGTACTACGACGCCGTGCTGCACGCCGTCCGCGAGGGGCTGCTCCTGGTCGACCGCGACGGCACCGTCCTGCTCGCCAACGACGAGAGCCGGCGGCTGCTCGGCCTCGCCAGCGACCCGGTCGGGCGTCGCGTCACCCAGCTCGGTCTGCAGGAGGGGGTGACCGCCGCGCTCGCCGACGGGGGCGAGCGCACCGACGAGCTGCACGTCACCGACGCGCGCGTCCTCGTCCTCGACCAGGCCCGCGCCCGCTGGCAGGGCCGCGACCTCGGCACCGTCGCGACCCTGCGCGACCGCACCGACCTCGAGGCCCTGACCGGTGAGCTCGACACCGCGCGCGGCCTCGCCGACGCCCTGCACGCGCAGGCCCACGAGTCCGCCAACCGGCTGCACACCGTCGTCTCGCTCATCGAGCTCGGCCGCGCCGACGAGGCGGTCCGCTTCGCCACCGAGGAGCTGATGGCGTCGCAACAGCTGACCGACGACGTCGTCGGCGCCGTCGCCGAGCCGGCGCTCACCGCGCTCCTGCTGGGCAAGGCGGCGCAGGCGAGCGAGCGCGGGGTCGACTTCGTCGTCGAGCCGGGGACGGTCGTGCCCGAGGGCGTCGCGCCGCCCCGCGACCTCGTCACCATCGTCGGCAACCTCGTCGACAACGCCCTCGACGCCGTCGCGGGCGCAGCCGCCCCGCAGGTCCGGGTCGGGGCGCGGCTCGCGGACGGCCGGTGCACGATCACGGTGTCCGACAACGGTCCCGGGCTGCCGGCCGACCAGGTCGAGCAGGCCTTCACCCGCGGCTGGTCGTCCAAGCCGGTCGAGGCGACCGGGGGTCGCGGTCTCGGGCTCGCCCTCGTCCAGCAGTCGGTGGCGCGGCTCGGCGGCACGGTCGAGGTGTCCGCCCCGCCGGGGGCGACGTGGACGGTCCGGCTGCCCGTCGCCGCCGAGCTCGCGGCCGGCCGCGCGTGA
- a CDS encoding cation:dicarboxylate symporter family transporter, with amino-acid sequence MAHPQPDPTAPTPPRAKRDRTHWLYPAVIAAVVLGILVGALFPDFAKELKWLGTLFVNLIKMMISPIIFCTIVLGVGSVRKATSVGKVGGLAIGYFLVMSTVALAIGLVVGNIVHPGDSLQLTDAIASSGQKQVGGAAESTTDFVLGVIPTTLVSALTAGSVLQTLLVALLVGFALQMMGNAGEPILAGIKHLEGLVFKVMSMVMWVAPIGAFGAIAAIIGSTGLGALKSLALLMVAFYVTCALFVFVVLGAILRVVSGLNIFPLLRYLGAEFLLILSTSSSESALPRAIAKMEHLGVQRSTVGISIPTGYSFNLDGTAIYLTMASLFIAEALRKPFSIGEQIALLVFMIIASKGAAGVSGAGLATLAGGLSSHRPDLVDGVGFIVGIDRFMSEARALTNFAGNAVACVLVGTWTRTIDMDRVHLVLSGGAPFDPSMTDQAVEDEPVRRPAEDRVPV; translated from the coding sequence GTGGCCCACCCCCAGCCCGACCCGACCGCACCGACCCCACCGCGCGCTAAGCGGGACCGCACCCACTGGCTCTACCCGGCGGTCATCGCCGCGGTGGTCCTCGGCATCCTCGTCGGCGCCCTCTTCCCCGACTTCGCCAAGGAGCTGAAGTGGCTGGGGACGCTCTTCGTCAACCTCATCAAGATGATGATCTCGCCGATCATCTTCTGCACGATCGTGCTGGGCGTCGGCTCGGTCCGGAAGGCCACCAGCGTCGGCAAGGTCGGCGGGCTGGCCATCGGCTACTTCCTCGTCATGTCGACGGTGGCCCTGGCCATCGGTCTCGTCGTGGGCAACATCGTCCACCCCGGTGACTCGCTCCAGCTGACCGACGCCATCGCCTCGTCCGGGCAGAAGCAGGTCGGTGGTGCGGCGGAGTCGACCACCGACTTCGTCCTCGGGGTCATCCCGACGACGCTCGTCTCCGCGCTGACCGCCGGGTCGGTGCTGCAGACGCTGCTCGTCGCGCTGCTCGTCGGCTTCGCCCTGCAGATGATGGGCAACGCCGGCGAGCCGATCCTCGCCGGCATCAAGCACCTCGAGGGCCTCGTCTTCAAGGTCATGTCGATGGTCATGTGGGTCGCCCCGATCGGTGCCTTCGGCGCCATCGCCGCGATCATCGGCTCGACCGGGCTGGGCGCGCTGAAGAGCCTGGCGCTGCTGATGGTCGCCTTCTACGTCACCTGCGCGCTGTTCGTCTTCGTCGTCCTCGGCGCGATCCTGCGGGTGGTCTCGGGGCTGAACATCTTCCCGCTGCTGCGCTACCTCGGCGCCGAGTTCCTCCTCATCCTCTCGACGTCGTCCTCGGAGTCGGCCCTGCCGCGGGCCATCGCGAAGATGGAGCATCTCGGCGTCCAGCGCAGCACCGTCGGCATCAGCATCCCGACCGGCTACTCGTTCAACCTCGACGGCACCGCGATCTACCTGACGATGGCCTCGCTGTTCATCGCCGAGGCACTGAGGAAGCCGTTCTCCATCGGCGAGCAGATCGCCCTGCTGGTCTTCATGATCATCGCGAGCAAGGGCGCCGCCGGGGTCTCCGGCGCTGGCCTGGCCACGCTGGCCGGCGGCCTGTCGAGCCACCGCCCCGACCTCGTCGACGGCGTCGGCTTCATCGTCGGCATCGACCGGTTCATGTCCGAGGCCCGCGCCCTGACCAACTTCGCCGGCAACGCCGTCGCCTGCGTCCTCGTCGGCACCTGGACGCGGACGATCGACATGGACCGCGTTCACCTCGTGCTCTCCGGCGGCGCACCGTTCGACCCGTCGATGACGGACCAGGCCGTCGAGGACGAGCCCGTACGACGCCCCGCCGAGGACCGCGTCCCCGTCTGA